The following proteins come from a genomic window of Malus sylvestris chromosome 4, drMalSylv7.2, whole genome shotgun sequence:
- the LOC126619928 gene encoding 60S ribosomal protein L26-1-like, whose translation MPVRKDDEVQVVRGTYKGREGKVVQVYRRKLVIHIKRITREKVNGSTVNVGINPSKVVITKLRLDKDRKSLLDRKAKGRAAADKDKGTKFTAEDIMQNVD comes from the coding sequence ATGCCGGTGCGCAAGGACGACGAGGTCCAGGTCGTGCGTGGGACCTATAAGGGCCGCGAGGGCAAGGTTGTCCAGGTGTACCGCCGTAAGTTGGTCATCCACATCAAGCGGATCACCCGAGAGAAGGTGAACGGGTCCACCGTCAATGTCGGCATCAACCCCTCTAAGGTCGTCATCACCAAGCTCCGCCTCGACAAGGACCGCAAGTCTCTGCTGGACCGCAAGGCCAAGGGCCGCGCCGCCGCTGACAAGGACAAAGGCACCAAGTTCACCGCAGAGGATATCATGCAAAACGTCGATTGA
- the LOC126619926 gene encoding non-specific lipid-transfer protein 1-like: MATSNQVVCIFLMCIVVAAPLITEAALTCGQIKSGLVPCLAYLQNGGFPTPGCCGGIKGLIRSATTTADRQNACNCLKTVAGQIKTIKPANAAKLPSLCSANIPYKISTSTNCASVK; the protein is encoded by the exons ATGGCTACCTCTAATCAGGTGGTTTGTATTTTCTTGATGTGCATAGTGGTGGCTGCACCCTTGATCACCGAAGCAGCACTCACGTGTGGCCAGATTAAGAGCGGTCTTGTGCCTTGCCTGGCCTACCTTCAGAATGGTGGCTTCCCCACTCCGGGCTGCTGCGGTGGGATCAAAGGCCTGATCCGCTCAGCCACGACCACAGCTGATCGACAGAATGCTTGCAACTGCTTGAAAACAGTTGCTGGCCAAATCAAAACTATTAAACCAGCAAACGCGGCTAAACTCCCATCCTTATGTAGCGCCAACATTCCCTACAAGATCAGCACCTCCACTAACTGCGCCAG TGTGAAGTGA